Below is a window of Methanocaldococcus jannaschii DSM 2661 DNA.
TTTTACAACTTTCGAAATTAAAATCAGACCGTTTCGGAATGGAAAGCATAATTGATGAGGCTAATAGAATAGCACCTAATAGAATTAAAATCAGACCGTTTCGGAATGGAAAGATTAATGTAATACTTTTTTATAAATTTATAATGCAAAATTAAAATCAGACCGTTTCGGAATGGAAAGTAATTTCTACGACTTGGATTACTTCACGATGGAAATCAAAATTAAAATCAGACCGTTTCGGAATGGAAAGATAGAAGAATTTGATGCTTTATTTGGATGTTTGAAGAATTAAAATCAGACCGTTTCGGAATGGAAAGCAGCTTGTGGCGATACCTTCAAGTTCAAAATTTTTCCCCATAATTAAAATCAGACCGTTTCGGAATGGAAAGACTAACTTTAATTATATCCCTTTCAGCTTCCTCATCATAAATTAAAATCAGACCGTTTCGGAATGGAAAGTAGAAATTGTCTCAATAACTGCGTTTGTTGATGGAACAATTAAAATCAGACCGTTTCGGAATGGAAAGCAAACAGCATTATAACAATTGATAGACAGAAATTCAGAATTAAAATCAGACCGTTTCGGAATGGAAATATTGGTGAAGTAGTTGCTTATGACTTAGATAGTGGAATTAAAATCAGACCGTTTCGGAATGGAAATGACATAATTAAAGCATAATAATACTTTAACGCTTCTTTTAAATTAAAATCAGACCGTTTCGGAATGGAAATTATATCTCCCTCCTTAACCTTTTTTTATTTAACATTCCCATATTAAAATCAGACCGTTTCGGAATGGAAATATCTACTTGGAACTACAACACTCACAGGTAAATCTAATATTAAAATCAGACCGTTTCGGAATGGAAATAAGTTAAAACAATGGTTAATGTTAAGGGGGATTAAGCTGTATTAAAATCAGACCGTTTCGGAATGGAAATGACATAATTAAAGCATAATAATACTTTAACGCTTCTTTTAAATTAAAATCAGACCGTTTCGGAATGGAAATTATTACCACCCTCTTGCTTTTAAAAAGCTTTCTAATTCTTCATTAAAATCAGACCGTTTCGGAATGGAAATAATCCAGATTTGAATTGTTCCCAAGCATTACCGAGCCAATTAAAATCAGACCGTTTCGGAATGGAAATTTTTTATCGAAACCTTCTAAAATCATATCTCATCCCCCCAATTAAAATCAGACCGTTTCGGAATGGAAATCTTATTTTAAGTTACAAAAAAGTTTATAGTGGTTAATGATTAAAATCAGACCGTTTCGGAATGGAAATCTTATTTTAAGTTACAAAAAAGTTTATAGTGGTTAATGATTAAAATCAGACCGTTTCGGAATGGAAATCTTATTTTAAGTTACAAAAAAGTTTATAGTGGTTAATGATTAAAATCAGACCGTTTCGGAATGGAAATCTATGTCTGTGATAGTTACAATATTATTTCCTATTTTATTAAAATCAGACCAATTCGGGATAAAACGTTTTTCTTTATTAAACTCAATTACTCTTTTCTACACTCTTTTATTAAAATCAGAAGAGAAATGAGCATTAAAATAAAATACTAAAAATTCACTCAAAAATCTCTTTTATAATCCCTAAAGCTTTCTCTATATCTTCATATTTTGTAGCATAGCTGAACCTAATATAGTTAGCTCCATTCTCACCAAATGCAACTCCAGGAACACATAAAACCTTATTCTCAATCAATTTCTTAGCTACCTCTACCCCATCTCCATACTCAGAAACATCTGGGAATATATAGAATGCCCCATCTGGCTTATTGACTTTAAAGATATCCTTCAATCCATTATAGATTAAATCTCTCCTCATTTTAAACTCTCTAACCATATCCTCAACACACTTTTGACTACCTCTTAAAGCTGCTAATGCCCCATATTGAGCAAAGGTTGTAGCACATGCAAAGCTATACTGATGAATCTTAATCATATTGTTGATTAAATCTAACTCCTTATTTAGTTCATCAGAAACAGCCAAATATCCAATCCTCCATCCAGTCATGGCATAGGTTTTAGAGAAACCGTTAATTAATATGCATCTATCAGTAAATTGCATTGGAGAGTAATGCTTCTTATCGTAGATAATCTTATCATAGACTTCATCTGAAACAATAATTAGATTATAAT
It encodes the following:
- a CDS encoding pyridoxal phosphate-dependent aminotransferase, whose protein sequence is MISSRCKNIKPSAIREIFNLATSDCINLGIGEPDFDTPKHIIEAAKRALDEGKTHYSPNNGIPELREEISNKLKDDYNLDVDKDNIIVTCGASEALMLSIMTLIDRGDEVLIPNPSFVSYFSLTEFAEGKIKNIDLDENFNIDLEKVKESITKKTKLIIFNSPSNPTGKVYDKETIKGLAEIAEDYNLIIVSDEVYDKIIYDKKHYSPMQFTDRCILINGFSKTYAMTGWRIGYLAVSDELNKELDLINNMIKIHQYSFACATTFAQYGALAALRGSQKCVEDMVREFKMRRDLIYNGLKDIFKVNKPDGAFYIFPDVSEYGDGVEVAKKLIENKVLCVPGVAFGENGANYIRFSYATKYEDIEKALGIIKEIFE